The Streptomyces vinaceus genome contains the following window.
CGGAGCTGCTGCGCTACCGGGAGGTGCGCGAGCAGTACGCGACGGTCGCCGCAGGGGGGACGAAGTTGTCCACAACCCGCGAGTAATCCACAGGCGGGAGCAGGAATTCGGGGGCCGCGCCAGCATGGTCGTACCTCGTGCGGATGGTCCGTGCGGGGCGGATCGGGCGGGGCGTCCGCGTGATCCGTACGGGTACGGATGCGGGGGAGGGCTGCCGGGATGAACGACACCCTGGTGACGCTGGTCGGCCATGTGGCACGCAGATCGACTACAAGGAGATGGTGACCGGGCCGTCGGCGCGGTTCCGGTTCGCGGTGACCCCGCGCTACTTCGACCGGCGCAAGGAGACGTGGGCGGACGGGCCCACCAGCTTCTACACCGTGTGGGCGCGGCGGGCGCTCGCGCTGAACCTGGCGGGTTCCGTCGCGGTGGGGGAGCCTCTGGTGGTGCACGGGAGGCTGCGGGTGCGCGACGATCCGCCCGACGGGGAGGGCAACCGCTGGTTCTCGGCGGACATCGACGCCATCGCCATCGGGCACGACCTGAACCGGGGGACCGCGGCCTTCCGGCGGGTCGTCAAGGCCGACCCGCCACTGATGGCCACTCAGAAGGTGGCGGTGGTCTGAGTGTTCGAGACGGTTAGGATTCCCCGGTACTCACGGGCACCTGGGTCATTGGCCCGAAGGGGAAGACTGTGTCGATTGCCGTTCCCGCATCCTCCGCTCCTGATTCCGTTCCTTCTCCGGCGTCCGCGCCGTCCGCGCCGTCCGCTGCTGTCGTTTCCGAGAGACCTGTGGCTGTGGCTGCACCGGTGGCCGGGGCGGTTGCGTCCGTACGGGCCGCTGCGCGGCGGCCGTTGGCCGCGGCTCTGCTGGCCGCGGCCCTGGCCGCCGCCCCGGGCGCGCAGGCGGCCGCCGACTCCGCAACGCCCGCGCCCCGCACACCGGAGGGCGCGAGCGCCGTCCTGGACGGGCTGAAGACCTACGGGCAGGCGGTCCTGCGCGCCAAGGACGGATCGGTCCGGCAGATTCCGGCCGGGCTGTACGAGATGCGGGTCGACGGCGGCGGGATGCTCCAGACCTACGGGGTCGGCGTGACGGGCAACGCCCAGCCGCAGGCCCGGTACACGGAGAGCGGCTGGAACGGCAGCCTGCTCGCCGGTAACGGGGAGGCCGGCAGGATCCGCTG
Protein-coding sequences here:
- a CDS encoding single-stranded DNA-binding protein: MVTGPSARFRFAVTPRYFDRRKETWADGPTSFYTVWARRALALNLAGSVAVGEPLVVHGRLRVRDDPPDGEGNRWFSADIDAIAIGHDLNRGTAAFRRVVKADPPLMATQKVAVV